Within Melopsittacus undulatus isolate bMelUnd1 unplaced genomic scaffold, bMelUnd1.mat.Z mat_scaffold_561_arrow_ctg1, whole genome shotgun sequence, the genomic segment GGagagggacccccccccccccctcctcccgtCGGGGCCGAGCCCTGGAGCGCGGCCACGCAGAGCTCGTACTCGCGGCCTGCAGCCAGGTCACGGAGGGTGAAGCTGCGGCTGGAGGGGGGCAGGAGCCTGCGGAGAGGAGGGGGCGtcggggggggcagggggacGGATGGAGACGGACATGGAGGGACAGGGAGAGGGACATGGAGACACATGGAAACAGAGACGGCAATGGGCACTCGTGCTGAGAGCATCCATAGAGCACAGAGCATCCATAGAGCACACACAGCATCCATAGAGCACACACAGCAtccatagagcacccatagagcatccATAGAGCACACATAGAACACACACAGCATCCATAGAGCACACATAGAGCATCCATAGAGCACACATAGAACACACATAGAGCACATATAGAACACAGAGCATCCACAGAGCACACATAGAGCATCTATAGAGCACACATAGAGCACACACAGCATCCATAGAGCATCCACACAATACACATAGAGCACACATAGAGCATCCATAGAACACCCATAGAGCACACATTGAGCATCTATAGAGCACACATTAAGCATCTATAGAGCACACATAAAGCACACAGAGCATCCATAGAGCACACACAGCATCCATAGAGCATCCATCCATAGAGCACACAGAGCATCCATCTATAGAACACACATAGAGCATCCACACAATATacatagagcacccatagagcatccACAGAGCATCCATAGACCACACATTGAGCATCTATAGAGCACACATAGAGCATCCATAGAGCATCCATCCATAGAGCACCCACAGAGCACACAAAGCCCCCTCAGGACCACCCAGAACAAACCAGAGGCCCCAGTGTCCCTtcagcccccccagccccatgaggagccccccagacccccccacgactcccaacccccccccaaacccccccaaaccccatccagaGCCCCCCCAgaaccccccatatccccccctgcacccccatacCTGTAGACAGGAGCCTCATCCCCGGAGCTGTTGTACTGGATCTGGAAGACGCGGACGCCGGGCACGTGGCGCTGCGGCAGCCACCGGATGCGCGCCGACGCCGCCGTCACCTCGGCCGCCACCACGCGCCGCTCGCCCGGCGCCCGCGTCTCGTTGGCCCCGGCCCGCGCCATGTCCGAGGCGCCGGCGGCTCCGGCGTCACCGGCATCGCCGTGAGGCACCGGCAGCGGCAGCACCGCCACGGCCACGCGAGCCGCGGCCTCGCCCGCCGCGTTGGAGGCCACGCAGGTGAAGGCGCCGTGGTCGTCGAGCGTGGCCACGCGCAGCTCCAAGGCGCCGTCCAGGCCCACGGCGCGGCGAGAGCCGTTCTGCACCAAGCGCCCGTCGGGCCCCAGCCAGTGCAGCGCCGGAGCCGGGTCCCCGTTGGCCGCGCACTCCAACCGCAGCGGTTGCCCCTCGATGACCGCGGGCGGGTGCGCGGCCGCGCCGGCGATGGAGGGAGCGCGGCAGGTCAGCTCCTCCTCGGGCACTGCCCACAGCAGGCGCCCGGCCAGCGGCGCCGGCGACGCGCAGCTCTCCAGGCGCTCCGGTTGCGCCAAGCGCCGCAGCCACAGGAGCTCGCAGTTGCAGTGCAGTGGGTTCCCCCCCGCCGCCAACATGGGGCCCGGCGGGCCCGGCACCGGCGGCAGCGCGCGGAGCCGGTTGGCGGTCAGGTCCAGGCGGGTTAACCGCGGCAGGCGCGCCACGGTGCCGGCGGGCACGCGCTCCAGCAGGTTGTGGTCCAGCGTGAGCGTGGCCAGGCTGGCCATGGCGGCCACCGCGTCCCACGGCAGCGCCGGCAGGTTGTTGTGCGACAGGTCCAGGTCCTCCACGGTGGCGGCGAAGGCGGCGAAGGCGGCGGGCTCGATGGCGGCCAGCTGGTTGTTGGCCAGGATGAGGTGGCGCAGGTTGGCCAGGCCGCGGAGCTGGGCCCCGCTCAGCGCCGGCAGCCGGTTGCCGTCCAGGTGCAGCGCGCGGAGGGCGCGGAGGTCGGCGAAGGCGCCGGGCGCCAGGCGCCGGAGGCCGTTGCGGGACAGGGTCAGGTGCACGAGGCTGCTCATGTTGGCGAAGTCGGCGCGACCGACGGCGCCGATGAAGTTGTCGGCCAAGCGCAACTCGACGGCTCCGCGGTCCAGCAGCGGCGGCACCGCCAGCAGCCCCGTGCGCGCGCACAGCAGCGTGGGGCTCGGGGCCGCCGCGGGGCACAGGCAgcggggggggcagcgggggggggggggccccggcCACcgcccccagcaccaccagcgGAACCAGGAGCTTCGCCATCCCGCGCCCCGCGGCGCCTAAGGGGGGGGAGTGGGTTAGGggtggggcaggatggggggaagtgggggggcaatggggcaggatggggctcatggggagcagggggggagaTAGGGCAGGATGGGGCTTGTGGGGTGAAgtgggggggcaatggggcaggatggggtgaaGTGGGGGGAAgtgggggggaaatggggcaggatggggtgaaGTGGGGTGAAgtgggggggcaatggggcaggatggggctcgtggggtgcagggggggggtcaatggggtgaGGAGCATCCCCATCCACTCCTGTGTGATCCCGGGTGCCCCTTGGGGCTCCCACACCCCAGTTCCATGCATCCCACATGATCCCGTGTTCCTGTGTATCCCATGACATCCCATGTGATCCCATGTTCCTGTGTATCCCATGACATCCCACGTGATCCCATGTTCCTGTGTATCCCATGACATCCCATGTGATCCCGTGTTCCTGTGTATCCCATGACATCCCACATGATCCCGTGTTCCTGTGTATCCCATGTGATCCCGTGTTCCTGTGTATCCCATGACATCCCATGTGATCCCGTGTTCCTGTGTATCCCATGACATCCCATGTGATCCCGTGTTCCTGTGTATCCCATGACATCCCATGTGATCCCATGTTCCTGTGTATCCCATGACATTCCATGTGATCCCATGTTCCTGTGTATCCCATGACATCCCATGTGATCCCATGTTCCTGTGTATCCCATGACATCCCATGTGATCCCGTGTAATCCCACATGATCCCATGTGATCCCGTatatcccataggatcccatgtGTCCCCCTGTGACCTCTCACCTCCTCTCAAGGCTCCATCCTGGTCCCTCCTGGGCGTCGCCACGGGGCCTGTGGGTGCAGATGGACCAGTATAGACCAATACAGgccagtatggaccagtatggacccaccagtacagaccagtatggaccagtcCAGCCCAGCCCAATATGGCTCCATGCACCACAGTACTGCTCAGTCcagcccagtgcagcccagtCCAACCCAGTTCAGCCCAGTCCAACCCAGTCCAGCCCAGTACAACCCAGTATCACCTTCTTCATGGCACATTACAGTTTAACAAGGCCTAGCACAGCCTAATACAGCACAGTGTGGCCCAGTACAGCCCATTACAGAGGGGTACAGCCCAGTAAGGCAATGCACGGCCCAGTATGGCCCAGTACAGCCCAGTATGGCCCAGTACAGCCCAGTATGGCCCAGTATGAAAGCACATGGCCCAGTACAGCCCAGTACAGCCCATTGTGGCCCAGTGCAGCCCCGTACCTGGGGTTCAGCCCACGGACGTTCCCATCGCGGCTCCAGGGGGGGGGAACGGGATCGGTTCAGGCCCCGCCCCGCGGGGGGACCATGGCCGGGATGGGGAGGACCCGGATACCGGGATCGGGGTGGGGGCAccgggatacagggatgggggcaccgggatacagggatggggatggggggggcaccgggatacagggatggggatgggggggggcagcgcTGGGTACCGGAGCGCACCGGGATGCAGGGAAGGGAACCGggatgcgggggggggggcaccgggatgCGGGGATCAGGATGCAGGGGGGGGACCGGGGGTCGGGATCGTGGGGGGGGATGCGGGGGATGGGCAccgggatgcagggatgggcaccgggatgcagggatgggtaccgggatgggggggggggggagcaccgggagggggggggctccgggatgggggggggggctccgggtggggggggggctccgggtggggggggggctccggtgggggggggctccgggatgggggggggggctccgggtgggggggggggctccggtgTTACCGGCCGGTCCCGGTGCAGTCCCGCACCCGCCGCTCCAGGCCGAGGCCGCCGCCGCTGGAGCCGCAGAAGCCgccggggcggggccggggggcggAGCAACCGGTACCCGGACCCATAGcggggatatggggatggggggacaatgggatgcactggggatactgggggatactggggatactgggggggcactgggggcactggggatactggggatactggggatactggggatactggggggcactggggatactggggggCATTGGGGAtactggggggcactgggggatactgggggcactgggggatactgggggatactgggggcactggggatactgggggcactggggatactggggggcactgggggatactggggatactgggggcactgggggatactggggatactggggatactggggatactgggggcactggggatactggggggcactgggggatactggggatactgggggcactgggggatactgggggcactggggatactgggggcactggggatactggggggcactgggggatactgggggcactggggatactggggggcactgggggatactgggggCCTGGGCTAGAGCGGACTGGGGGACACTGGGAGACGCTGGGGACGTGAACTGGAAGCAATGAGGACACTGGGGATACTGGGGTCATggactggggacactggggttCACTGGGAGCCACTGGGCCACTGCAGCTACACTGGTGACATGGAGGGAGCTggactgggaacactggggctgtACTGGGGCCATACTAGGGACACTGGATCTGCACTGGGGCTATACTGGAGACTCTGGGACTACAGTGGGGACACTGGGCCACACTGGGGCTATACTGGGGACAGTGGGGCTGCACTGGGGCTACACTGGGGACAGTGGGGCCGCACTGGGGCTATACTGGGGACAGTGGGGCCGCACTGGGGCTATACTGGGGACAGTGGGGCTGCACTGGGGCTatactggggacactggggctgCACTGGGGCTACATTGGGGACACTGGGgctatactgggttatactaGGGACACTGGGgctatactgggttatactggggacactgggtctgtactgggttatactggggacactggggctgtactgggttatactggggacactgggtctatactgggttgtactggggacactggggctgtactgggttatactggggacactggggctgtactgggttatactggggaCACGGAGGCTgtactgggttatactggggacactggggctatactgggttatactggggacactggggctatactgggttgtactggggacactggggctatactgggttgtactggggacactggggctatactgggttatactggggacactggggctatactgggttatactggggacactggggctgtactgggttgtactggggacactggggctatactgggttatactggggacactgggtctatactgggttgtactggggacactgggtctatactgggttgtactggggacactggggctatactgggttatactggggacactgggtctatactgggttgtactggggacactgggtctatactgggttgtactggggacactggggctgtactgggttatactggggacactggggctgtactgggttgtactggggacactgggtctatactgggttatactggggacactggggctatactgggttatactggggacactggggctgTACTGGGTTGTACTGGGGACACGGGGTCACTCTGGGGCCCTGCTCCCCGCAGCAGCCCCGCCCGCACAGACCACGCCCCTTCCaccaagccccgccccccgtCGAAGCGGGGGCGGAGCCAACccgggagggggcgtggcttcgCCCTGGAAGGGGCGTGTCCGTCGCAAAGGGGCGTTTCCCTCCCAGcctcccacccccctcccccgtGCCCCGTGATTGACACTCCCTCCATCCAATCACCGCCCGGCTCCCCCCACGCCGCGCTCTCCCATTGGCCACCCCCTCGCGTCCGGCGGAAGGGGGCGGGGCGGGCTCTCCGTGCGCACGCGCGGTGACGCAGTG encodes:
- the LRFN1 gene encoding LOW QUALITY PROTEIN: leucine-rich repeat and fibronectin type III domain-containing protein 1 (The sequence of the model RefSeq protein was modified relative to this genomic sequence to represent the inferred CDS: deleted 2 bases in 2 codons) gives rise to the protein MAKLLVPLVVLGAVAGAPPPRCPPRCLCPAAAPSPTLLCARTGLLAVPPLLDRGAVELRLADNFIGAVGRADFANMSSLVHLTLSRNGLRRLAPGAFADLRALRALHLDGNRLPALSGAQLRGLANLRHLILANNQLAAIEPAAFAAFAATVEDLDLSHNNLPALPWDAVAAMASLATLTLDHNLLERVPAGTVARLPRLTRLDLTANRLRALPPVPGPPGPMLAAGGNPLHCNCELLWLRRLAQPERLESCASPAPLAGRLLWAVPEEELTCRAPSIAGAAAHPPAVIEGQPLRLECAANGDPAPALHWLGPDGRLVQNGSRRAVGLDGALELRVATLDDHGAFTCVASNAAGEAAARVAVAVLPLPVPHGDAGDAGAAGASDMARAGANETRAPGERRVVAAEVTAASARIRWLPQRHVPGVRVFQIQYNSSGDEAPVYRLLPPSSRSFTLRDLAAGREYELCVAALQGSAPTGGGGGGGPSPPLTQPLGCVRFSTAPSGSMSPPGCSAPARPHFLGGTVIIVIGAAIAASVLLFILILTARYKAAARRGPPLASACSQTSGPPPPPTPDPPPPLPLGSGSHSFPRRARTRRHGSLPRLDQSGGGGAAVLRPSFGSTHWMLESTV